One genomic region from Ralstonia pickettii DTP0602 encodes:
- a CDS encoding membrane protein, producing the protein MKQSAMAAALCACVAGMGHAHAQSVTIYGVVDTGIEFVSNVGTSKDNLVRMPGLAGTVPSRWGLRGTEDLGGGLKSQFVLESGFAPDTGASNQGGRLFGRQAWVGLSGNWGQVAFGRQYTMLFWSMLEPDMLGPNTFGSSSLDSYLPSARTDNAVSYKGAFGPLTVGGTYSFGRDTVNAGPGPSGTNCAGENPADHRACREWSVLLKYDTSTWGASAAYDSIRGGTGAFGGLTNSGLKDDRLTVNGYANIGKGKVGGGWLRRDNDGSTTPRSDMWFLGASYALTPALSVDAEAFYLRFHDSANKAWLYAARTTYTFSKRTSIDGTAGFLDNRGNLALSVSSGAAGANAAPGGNQFGAMVGVKHIF; encoded by the coding sequence ATGAAGCAGTCAGCAATGGCCGCGGCGCTTTGCGCTTGCGTGGCCGGGATGGGTCACGCCCATGCCCAATCCGTCACCATCTATGGGGTCGTCGATACGGGCATCGAGTTCGTGTCCAACGTGGGCACCAGCAAGGACAACCTGGTTCGCATGCCTGGCCTGGCCGGCACGGTGCCTTCACGCTGGGGTCTACGCGGCACGGAGGATCTCGGTGGAGGACTCAAGAGCCAGTTCGTGCTGGAATCCGGCTTCGCCCCCGACACGGGCGCGTCCAACCAGGGTGGCCGGCTATTCGGCAGGCAAGCATGGGTCGGGCTGTCCGGGAATTGGGGCCAGGTGGCATTCGGGCGGCAGTACACCATGCTGTTCTGGTCGATGCTGGAACCAGACATGCTTGGTCCCAACACGTTCGGCTCCTCCTCGCTCGACAGCTACCTGCCGAGCGCGCGCACCGACAACGCAGTCTCTTACAAAGGCGCGTTCGGCCCGCTGACGGTCGGTGGCACGTACAGCTTCGGCCGCGACACCGTCAACGCGGGCCCCGGGCCTTCGGGCACCAACTGCGCCGGGGAGAACCCGGCCGACCACCGTGCGTGCCGGGAATGGTCCGTATTGCTGAAGTACGACACTTCTACTTGGGGAGCAAGTGCAGCCTACGACTCGATCCGCGGCGGCACCGGGGCATTCGGCGGGCTGACCAACAGCGGCCTCAAGGATGATCGCCTGACCGTCAACGGCTATGCAAATATCGGCAAGGGCAAGGTTGGCGGCGGTTGGCTGCGGCGCGACAACGACGGAAGTACCACGCCCCGGAGCGATATGTGGTTCCTCGGCGCCTCCTACGCACTGACGCCAGCGCTCAGTGTCGACGCCGAGGCGTTCTACCTGCGCTTTCACGACAGCGCCAACAAGGCGTGGCTCTACGCAGCGCGCACGACCTATACATTCAGCAAGCGGACCTCGATCGACGGCACTGCCGGCTTCCTGGATAACCGAGGCAACCTTGCGCTGTCGGTCAGTTCCGGTGCAGCCGGTGCCAACGCTGCCCCGGGCGGCAATCAATTCGGCGCGATGGTTGGCGTGAAGCATATTTTCTGA
- a CDS encoding hypothetical protein (K05819: mhpT; MFS transporter, AAHS family, 3-hydroxyphenylpropionic acid transporter): MIAPLLVHEVIDARPLGRFQCLAIGLCILVAILDGFDTQTIGMLAPSIAASLGVPLTSFGPTFGAGLIGMLLGAVVLGPLADRYGRKTMIVFSCVLFGSLSLATAYAASLEQLFVLRLLTGVGLGGALPNAIALASEYAPQRYARTTVTTLMCGMPLGAVLGGAVSAALLPRFGWQSVFIVGGVLPLAVALLIAWIMPESARFLIARGHDMARLSEIMRRIAPDLRANEAYRSADPTTAGVPIRLLFTEGRATGTILLWIPYFLNLVVLYFIVSWMPAVLISAHHPTSVGIAAITAFSVGGVLSSVVQGALMNRFGARRVLLCELLTYAALALVLAAWPHDHALVVAVSFAIGAAVQGAQAGFNALAAEIYPTRMRATGIGCAVGIGRIGSISGPSWAACCLAGTGAPETFSWRASCRR, from the coding sequence ATGATTGCGCCCCTGTTGGTCCACGAAGTCATCGATGCCCGCCCGCTCGGGCGGTTCCAATGCCTTGCCATCGGCCTGTGCATCCTTGTCGCGATCCTCGACGGTTTTGATACCCAGACCATCGGCATGCTGGCGCCATCGATTGCCGCCAGTCTCGGCGTTCCGCTCACGTCCTTCGGCCCGACGTTCGGTGCCGGGCTGATTGGCATGCTGCTGGGCGCCGTGGTACTCGGACCATTGGCCGACCGCTACGGCCGCAAGACGATGATCGTGTTCTCCTGCGTGCTGTTCGGCAGCCTGTCCCTGGCTACGGCCTACGCGGCGTCACTGGAGCAATTGTTCGTGCTGCGGCTGCTCACCGGCGTGGGCCTTGGTGGCGCGCTGCCCAACGCCATTGCGCTGGCCTCCGAGTATGCGCCGCAGCGCTACGCGCGGACCACCGTTACCACGCTGATGTGCGGCATGCCGCTGGGCGCCGTGCTTGGCGGCGCCGTGTCTGCTGCTTTGCTGCCACGGTTCGGCTGGCAGTCGGTATTTATCGTGGGCGGTGTGCTACCGCTGGCCGTTGCATTGCTGATTGCATGGATCATGCCGGAATCGGCTCGGTTCCTGATTGCCCGAGGCCACGACATGGCCAGGCTGTCGGAGATCATGCGCCGCATTGCGCCCGATCTGCGCGCAAACGAAGCCTATCGGTCCGCCGATCCCACCACGGCCGGCGTGCCGATCCGGCTGCTTTTCACCGAGGGTCGTGCCACCGGCACCATCCTGCTGTGGATTCCGTATTTCCTCAACCTCGTGGTGCTGTACTTCATCGTGAGCTGGATGCCAGCCGTGCTGATCAGCGCGCATCACCCCACGTCGGTCGGCATTGCGGCAATCACGGCGTTCAGCGTCGGTGGGGTGCTGAGTTCGGTGGTGCAGGGCGCCTTGATGAACCGGTTTGGCGCGCGTCGAGTTCTCCTCTGCGAATTGCTCACCTACGCCGCGCTGGCGCTGGTGCTTGCGGCCTGGCCGCACGACCATGCACTGGTGGTTGCGGTCAGCTTTGCGATCGGCGCAGCGGTGCAGGGCGCGCAGGCGGGCTTCAACGCGCTGGCCGCCGAGATCTATCCCACCCGGATGCGTGCCACCGGTATCGGCTGCGCGGTCGGCATCGGCCGCATCGGGTCCATCAGCGGCCCGTCCTGGGCGGCGTGCTGCTTGGCTGGAACTGGGGCGCCGGAGACATTTTCATGGCGGGCATCGTGCCGGCGTTGA
- a CDS encoding hypothetical protein (K05712: mhpA; 3-(3-hydroxy-phenyl)propionate hydroxylase [EC:1.14.13.127]), with translation MTHSPSLATAVLVVGAGPTGLTLANILGQQGIDTILIDRKASTVAEPRAVSIDDESLRTMQAIGLVDAVLQDVVPGYGVHYLTRPGGHCFAKVEPTASEYGFPRRNAFRQPLFEATLRDGLKRHPSVRVLFGHTLESLSQDDDGARAIVQCADGQVQINAAYVVGTDGGRSFVRQSIGATLVGSSFNARWLVVDTESDDDTFWQTRAYCDPARPTVEVPGPHQTRRFEFLLKQSETDEEILRPERIAELLRPFRADRPAHIVRKTVYTFHARVADRWRVGRIFLAGDAAHLTPPYAGQGMNSGVRDAHNLGWKLAAVLHNKLAPAALESYEAERRDHAWALIRLALNLGIVMAPRSRLAAWAFSTFFRATALMPPVRDYFLQMKFKPKPRFHNGLLEMSETDTVGLVGTMLPQPSVRTVEGKLLPLDEVTGHGFAHIAIGAEALVDTTGLARALWRRLETRRVVLLPALAPETVRLATERGYVPVELAPAAMPQALRGLAGKVVVVRPDRYVAGVFAHHDADALSTAFGRRIGIDMSNASAANEAVANGRAALTR, from the coding sequence ATGACCCATTCCCCTTCGCTTGCGACCGCCGTGCTGGTGGTTGGCGCCGGCCCGACAGGCCTGACACTGGCCAACATCCTGGGGCAGCAAGGCATCGACACCATCCTGATCGACCGCAAGGCAAGCACCGTGGCTGAACCACGCGCGGTATCCATCGATGACGAATCGCTGCGCACCATGCAGGCGATCGGCCTGGTCGACGCCGTGTTGCAAGACGTGGTGCCCGGCTACGGCGTGCACTACCTGACGCGCCCCGGCGGCCACTGCTTCGCCAAGGTTGAACCCACTGCCAGCGAGTACGGATTTCCGCGGCGAAACGCATTTCGCCAGCCACTCTTCGAAGCGACGCTGCGCGATGGACTGAAGCGCCACCCCTCGGTGCGCGTGCTGTTCGGCCATACGCTCGAATCCCTGTCGCAGGATGACGATGGCGCGCGTGCCATCGTGCAGTGCGCCGACGGGCAGGTCCAGATCAACGCCGCCTATGTGGTCGGCACCGATGGCGGCCGCAGCTTCGTGCGTCAGTCCATCGGTGCGACGCTGGTCGGGTCGTCGTTCAACGCGCGCTGGCTGGTCGTCGATACCGAAAGCGACGACGACACGTTCTGGCAGACCCGGGCGTACTGCGATCCCGCACGCCCCACCGTCGAAGTACCCGGTCCCCATCAGACACGCAGGTTTGAATTCCTGCTGAAGCAGAGCGAGACCGACGAAGAGATTCTGCGGCCAGAGCGCATTGCCGAACTGCTGCGCCCGTTCCGCGCGGATCGCCCTGCGCATATCGTGCGCAAGACGGTCTACACGTTCCATGCCCGCGTTGCCGATCGCTGGCGCGTAGGGCGCATATTCCTTGCCGGCGATGCGGCGCACCTGACTCCACCGTATGCAGGCCAGGGCATGAACAGCGGTGTACGCGATGCACACAATCTGGGTTGGAAGCTCGCGGCCGTGCTGCACAACAAGCTGGCGCCGGCCGCTCTGGAGTCTTATGAAGCCGAGCGCCGCGACCATGCATGGGCGCTGATTCGCCTGGCACTGAACCTGGGCATTGTGATGGCGCCGCGCAGCCGCCTGGCAGCCTGGGCCTTCTCCACGTTCTTCCGCGCGACCGCGCTGATGCCGCCCGTACGCGACTATTTCCTGCAAATGAAGTTCAAGCCAAAGCCGCGCTTCCACAACGGCTTGCTGGAAATGAGCGAAACCGACACCGTCGGACTTGTCGGCACCATGTTGCCGCAGCCGAGTGTGCGCACCGTCGAGGGCAAGCTACTGCCGCTCGATGAGGTCACCGGTCATGGCTTTGCTCACATCGCCATCGGCGCCGAGGCACTGGTAGATACCACCGGACTCGCCCGCGCCCTGTGGCGCAGGCTGGAAACGCGCCGCGTCGTGCTGCTGCCGGCACTGGCGCCGGAGACGGTGCGCCTCGCGACTGAACGCGGCTATGTGCCGGTCGAGCTGGCACCGGCGGCCATGCCCCAGGCACTGAGGGGGCTGGCCGGAAAAGTGGTCGTGGTTCGTCCGGACAGATATGTGGCCGGTGTGTTCGCGCACCACGATGCTGATGCGTTGTCCACGGCATTTGGCCGGCGCATCGGCATCGACATGTCAAACGCCAGCGCCGCGAATGAGGCAGTCGCCAACGGGCGCGCGGCTTTGACACGCTGA
- a CDS encoding ureidoglycolate lyase, protein MKLTSFLHAGHHAFGAVIGDKIVDLTPHIESVGASLREALANGALPRIAEIVAGSQPSLALAEVELLPVIPDPEKILCVGINYASHVRETGRDMPQYPMFFTRFADSQVAHGKPILRPRVSEKLDFEGELAVIIGKTARHVRAADALGYVAGYSCYNDGSVRDWQKHTIQFTPGKNFPQTGAFGPWLVTTDEIPDPSKLTLTTRLNGEVVQQARTDDLIFSVGDVIAYCSTFTELRPGDVIITGTTGGVGAFRNPPLWMRAGDTVEVEISGIGVLCNGIQDE, encoded by the coding sequence ATGAAACTCACCAGCTTCCTTCATGCCGGCCACCACGCCTTTGGTGCCGTGATCGGCGACAAGATTGTCGACCTTACGCCACACATCGAGTCCGTCGGTGCCAGCCTGCGCGAAGCCCTCGCGAATGGCGCCCTGCCGCGCATCGCCGAAATCGTGGCTGGCAGCCAGCCATCGCTGGCTCTTGCCGAGGTCGAACTCCTGCCCGTGATTCCCGATCCGGAGAAGATCCTTTGCGTTGGCATCAATTACGCATCGCACGTTCGCGAAACCGGCCGCGACATGCCGCAGTACCCGATGTTCTTCACCCGCTTTGCCGACTCGCAGGTGGCGCACGGCAAACCGATCCTTCGTCCGCGTGTATCGGAAAAGCTCGATTTCGAGGGCGAGCTGGCCGTCATCATCGGCAAGACTGCACGCCACGTCCGTGCCGCCGACGCGCTGGGCTACGTGGCGGGCTATTCCTGCTACAACGACGGCAGCGTGCGCGACTGGCAGAAGCACACCATCCAGTTCACGCCTGGCAAGAACTTCCCGCAAACGGGGGCATTTGGCCCGTGGCTGGTGACCACTGATGAGATTCCTGATCCATCGAAGCTGACGCTGACTACGCGCCTGAACGGTGAGGTCGTGCAGCAGGCACGCACCGACGATCTCATCTTCAGCGTGGGCGACGTCATCGCCTACTGCTCCACCTTTACTGAACTGCGTCCCGGCGACGTGATCATCACCGGCACCACCGGCGGCGTGGGGGCGTTCCGCAATCCGCCGCTCTGGATGCGTGCGGGCGATACGGTCGAAGTGGAAATCTCCGGCATCGGCGTCCTGTGCAACGGTATCCAGGACGAGTGA
- a CDS encoding ferredoxin (K03863: vanB; vanillate monooxygenase [EC:1.14.13.82]), with protein MERAALPCAPPSAPMLAVKESEMSTTTEHGAGPMELLVRQIRAEAAGINAYELVEPDGRPLPPFTAGAHIDVHVAPGLVRQYSLCNDPAERHRYVIAVLRDEGGRGGSRTVHERIRVRDRVAVSAPRNHFALVGGARKVVLLAGGIGVTPLKAMAHSLRAAGADFELHYCAKAPECAAFPDELSTLGGHVHYHFDGGNPANGLDIAGMLARPAADTHLYYCGPGGFMKACGEASAHWPAGTVHCEHFKAPAAPASAGGVADAGGFIAQIASTGQEVSVGAAQNLAEALQAAGVALETSCQSGLCGTCKVRYLSGEVDHHDYILDEAERQSCLTPCVSRARSERLVLDL; from the coding sequence ATGGAGCGGGCGGCGCTGCCATGCGCGCCGCCGTCCGCGCCGATGCTTGCAGTCAAGGAATCCGAAATGAGCACCACCACTGAACACGGCGCCGGCCCGATGGAACTGCTGGTCCGGCAAATCCGCGCCGAAGCCGCCGGCATCAATGCCTATGAACTGGTCGAGCCCGACGGGCGGCCGCTGCCGCCGTTCACGGCGGGCGCGCATATCGACGTGCATGTCGCGCCCGGGCTGGTGCGGCAATACTCGCTGTGCAATGATCCGGCCGAGCGCCACCGCTATGTCATCGCCGTGCTGCGCGACGAGGGCGGGCGCGGCGGCTCGCGCACGGTGCATGAACGCATCCGCGTGCGCGACCGTGTCGCGGTCAGCGCGCCGCGGAATCACTTTGCGTTGGTGGGCGGGGCGCGTAAGGTGGTCCTGCTGGCGGGCGGCATCGGCGTGACGCCGCTCAAGGCGATGGCGCACAGCCTGCGGGCGGCGGGCGCCGATTTTGAACTGCATTACTGTGCCAAGGCGCCGGAGTGTGCCGCCTTCCCGGACGAGTTGTCGACGCTGGGCGGCCATGTCCACTATCACTTCGACGGCGGCAATCCGGCCAACGGGCTGGATATCGCCGGCATGCTGGCGCGGCCGGCGGCCGACACGCACCTCTACTACTGTGGTCCGGGTGGGTTCATGAAGGCCTGCGGCGAGGCCTCGGCGCACTGGCCGGCCGGTACGGTCCATTGCGAGCACTTCAAGGCGCCGGCTGCGCCGGCGAGCGCGGGCGGCGTTGCGGACGCCGGAGGCTTTATCGCGCAGATCGCCAGCACCGGCCAGGAAGTCAGCGTTGGCGCAGCCCAGAACCTGGCCGAGGCGCTGCAGGCCGCGGGCGTGGCGCTCGAGACGTCGTGCCAGTCAGGGCTTTGCGGGACTTGCAAGGTGCGTTACCTGAGTGGCGAGGTGGACCACCATGATTACATCCTCGATGAGGCAGAACGGCAGTCGTGCCTGACGCCGTGCGTGTCGCGCGCACGCAGCGAGCGGCTGGTGCTGGATCTTTGA
- a CDS encoding (2Fe-2S)-binding protein, with translation MTQTSDKLESPRTAGGNAVVKKLIPFGGYYANRVPAHDPELTETGPGTPMGEYMRRFWHPVCMSLELTDTPRFMKILGEELVAFRDGSGRVGVLHAHCCHRGASLEYGAIQERGIKCCYHGMVFDVDGACLHVPFPKGEEKEAEKYACSIRQGAYKAFERNGLVFAYMGPPDEEPPFPEWESDFTVLPGDELVPYSNFQHCNWLQVQDNAADNFHPTALHAAKNVVGGNYQGTTFDEVGAASMEVAPDMQFIPVHQGRGLACAGARRVDKDKLFLRVQHQVLPNLSLHAYTSEDGSKKKLFSRFHIIRWTVPVDDENSKMIGWRVMGPGIDTRGVGDKSLVGYETIDFLEGQVAMRRPERFGQYKLEDLPPIPSNHRERHDYKAAQYAPGDYEAIISQRPIAVHALENPTKFDAGLFAFRKMLRDAVRGTNPSSEARGFADWLRAASGEPNSFCSGNVFEIPEAGTVEQEVANRRRVAREVVAILAESDGLKGDERADFVRARFEALEQSFRA, from the coding sequence ATGACCCAGACATCCGACAAGCTCGAATCGCCCCGCACCGCCGGCGGCAACGCCGTCGTCAAGAAACTGATCCCCTTCGGCGGGTACTACGCCAACCGCGTGCCCGCCCACGACCCCGAACTGACTGAAACCGGCCCCGGCACGCCGATGGGCGAATACATGCGCCGCTTCTGGCACCCGGTGTGCATGTCGCTGGAACTGACCGACACCCCGCGCTTCATGAAGATCCTCGGCGAAGAGCTGGTCGCCTTCCGCGACGGCAGCGGCCGCGTGGGTGTGCTGCATGCGCATTGCTGCCATCGCGGCGCATCGCTCGAATATGGGGCGATCCAGGAGCGCGGCATCAAGTGCTGCTACCACGGCATGGTGTTCGACGTGGACGGCGCCTGCCTGCATGTGCCCTTCCCCAAGGGCGAGGAGAAGGAAGCCGAGAAATACGCCTGCTCGATCCGGCAGGGTGCGTACAAGGCGTTCGAGCGCAATGGGCTGGTGTTCGCCTACATGGGCCCGCCCGACGAAGAGCCGCCCTTCCCGGAGTGGGAGTCGGACTTCACGGTGCTGCCGGGCGACGAACTGGTGCCGTACAGCAACTTCCAGCACTGCAACTGGCTCCAGGTCCAGGACAATGCCGCCGACAACTTCCACCCGACCGCGCTGCATGCGGCAAAGAATGTCGTGGGCGGCAACTACCAGGGCACCACCTTCGATGAAGTGGGCGCCGCGTCGATGGAGGTCGCGCCCGACATGCAGTTCATCCCTGTGCACCAGGGCCGCGGGCTGGCGTGCGCCGGCGCGCGCCGCGTCGACAAGGACAAGCTGTTCCTGCGCGTGCAGCACCAGGTGCTGCCGAACCTGAGCCTGCATGCCTACACCTCGGAGGACGGCTCGAAGAAAAAGCTGTTCAGCCGCTTCCACATCATCCGCTGGACCGTGCCGGTGGACGACGAGAACAGCAAGATGATCGGCTGGCGCGTGATGGGCCCCGGCATCGACACGCGTGGCGTGGGCGACAAGAGCCTGGTCGGCTATGAAACCATCGACTTCCTGGAAGGGCAGGTGGCCATGCGCCGTCCGGAACGGTTCGGCCAGTACAAGCTGGAGGACCTGCCGCCGATCCCGTCGAACCACCGCGAGCGGCACGACTACAAGGCCGCGCAATACGCGCCGGGCGACTACGAGGCCATCATCAGCCAGCGCCCGATCGCCGTGCATGCGCTGGAAAACCCGACCAAGTTCGATGCCGGCCTCTTTGCCTTCCGCAAGATGCTGCGCGACGCGGTGCGCGGCACCAACCCGTCATCCGAGGCGCGCGGGTTTGCCGACTGGCTGCGCGCGGCCAGCGGCGAGCCCAACAGCTTCTGCTCCGGCAACGTGTTCGAGATCCCGGAAGCCGGGACGGTCGAACAGGAAGTGGCCAACCGCCGCCGCGTGGCGCGCGAGGTGGTGGCCATCCTGGCGGAGTCCGATGGCCTGAAGGGCGACGAGCGCGCCGACTTTGTCCGCGCCAGGTTCGAGGCGCTGGAACAGAGCTTCCGCGCCTGA
- a CDS encoding ketol-acid reductoisomerase (catalyzes the formation of (R)-2,3-dihydroxy-3-methylbutanoate from (S)-2-hydroxy-2-methyl-3-oxobutanoate in valine and isoleucine biosynthesis~K00053: ilvC; ketol-acid reductoisomerase [EC:1.1.1.86]) produces MHVYYDKDADLALIRARKVAVIGYGSQGHAHALNLRDSGIDVVVGLREGGDSWRKAAAAGLQVATMAEAAAQADIVMLLIPDETIGQVYRESVAPVMRAGAVLAFAHGFNIHYGQVVPREDLDVIMIAPKAPGHTVRSTYAQGGGVPALVAVAQDRSGMAGDIALAYASAIGCGRSGVIETDFGEETETDLFGEQAVLCGGTVELIKAGFDTLVEAGYAPEMAYFECLHELKLIVDLIYEGGIGTMNYGISNNAEFGEYLTGPLIVTDQTRAAMREVLQGIQSGDYARQFILESQAGAPTLQSRRRLTAAHPIETVGARLRAMMPWIGQGALVDRERN; encoded by the coding sequence ATGCACGTGTATTACGACAAGGACGCTGACCTCGCGCTGATCCGCGCGCGCAAGGTGGCGGTGATCGGCTACGGCTCACAGGGGCATGCCCACGCGCTGAACCTCAGGGACAGCGGCATCGATGTAGTGGTGGGTCTGCGCGAAGGCGGCGACTCATGGCGCAAGGCCGCCGCCGCGGGACTGCAGGTGGCGACGATGGCGGAGGCGGCGGCGCAGGCGGACATCGTCATGCTGCTGATCCCGGACGAGACCATCGGCCAGGTCTACCGCGAGTCGGTGGCGCCGGTGATGCGTGCCGGCGCGGTGCTGGCCTTCGCCCACGGCTTCAATATCCACTACGGACAGGTGGTGCCGCGCGAGGACCTCGACGTGATCATGATCGCGCCGAAGGCGCCGGGGCATACGGTGCGTTCGACTTACGCGCAGGGCGGCGGCGTGCCGGCACTGGTCGCGGTGGCGCAGGACCGGTCGGGCATGGCGGGCGATATCGCGCTGGCCTACGCATCGGCCATCGGCTGCGGACGTTCCGGCGTGATCGAGACCGATTTCGGCGAAGAGACCGAGACCGACCTGTTCGGCGAGCAGGCCGTGCTGTGCGGCGGCACCGTCGAACTGATCAAGGCCGGCTTCGATACCCTGGTGGAAGCGGGCTACGCGCCGGAAATGGCGTACTTCGAATGCCTGCACGAGCTGAAGCTGATCGTCGACCTGATCTACGAGGGCGGCATCGGCACCATGAACTACGGCATTTCCAACAACGCCGAGTTCGGCGAGTACCTGACGGGGCCGCTCATCGTCACCGACCAGACCCGCGCCGCGATGCGCGAGGTGCTGCAAGGGATACAGTCCGGCGACTATGCCCGGCAGTTCATCCTGGAAAGCCAGGCGGGCGCACCGACGCTGCAGTCGCGCCGGCGGCTGACCGCCGCGCATCCGATCGAAACCGTTGGCGCCCGCCTGCGCGCCATGATGCCGTGGATCGGGCAGGGCGCGCTGGTCGACCGCGAACGCAACTGA